One window of Scheffersomyces stipitis CBS 6054 chromosome 1, whole genome shotgun sequence genomic DNA carries:
- the YND1 gene encoding Yeast Nucleoside Diphosphatase (Yeast Nucleoside Diphosphatase Golgi apyrase (ATP-diphosphatase) (Adenosine diphosphatase) (ADPase) (ATP-diphosphohydrolase) (Golgi nucleoside diphosphatase)), protein MAPPPNLYKYGIVIDSGSSGSRIQVYRWEDPSKTQSMHKKDKALLTSPPKIERDKKWSMKISPGISSYGKSKNFKKIWPDHYAKLMKFAEEVIPQQSIQDTPVYVLSTAGMRLLPEKVQKQILKETCSSIREHTKFVVEDCKDAVQTIDGETEGIYGWLALNYLMGQFNSYDTSKQLHESIGFMDMGGASTQIAFVPSSAAEIEAHNDDLSKVTLRNVDGTTQEWNVFVETWLGFGANEARRRYLNQLIAVSSIGSDEVPDYVDDACLPKGAEVTHSFEGKNYKFKGVGNYETCSKSIYPLLLKNKPCKDDPCLFNGIHGPRLNFEKDKFVGVSEYWYTANDIFQSGGEYNYHGFNEKVRGYCESDWKTILKNSKKGHYSNLDPDKFLKDACFKANWVMNVLHEGFDLPRLAVDVEDKGETTEMKETEQVHVPFKSADSVNGDELSWTLGKILQVASSQIKAAEEDSPQIGVYPSEISGKQFVPGGSLSPGIYYENDSDDEDENMHSVYSIVIVLLLFFFVYHFGRSHFAKWGYKVRKLHIPIPLKRAYNTAASKVPIINRFIYAHRGYGDFESQNETNMSLEEGGMSRMASNDRMASVLRTRSAINLNDNADIGNEAPASISPPLKGSKSFNNFMNKPFVVPMRNTQQIYQLGDNSSRDSLHRIPSNSSLSRGKGNT, encoded by the coding sequence ATGGCCCCTCCGCCCAACCTCTACAAGTATGGAATTGTCATAGACTCAGGCTCGTCAGGCTCCAGAATCCAAGTCTACCGCTGGGAAGATCCCAGCAAGACCCAGTCAATGCACAAGAAGGACAAGGCACTCTTAACGTCGCCACCCAAGATCGAACGAGACAAGAAGTGGTCTATGAAGATTAGTCCTGGTATCTCATCTTATGggaaactgaaaaatttcaagaagatatGGCCAGATCACTATGCAAAGTTAATGAAgtttgctgaagaagtaaTTCCCCAACAAAGTATCCAAGATACCCCTGTCTACGTGTTGTCAACGGCCGGAATGCGGCTTTTGCCAGAAAAAGTCCAGAAGCAGATTTTGAAGGAAACCTGTTCCAGCATTAGGGAACACACCAAGTTCGTAGTAGAAGATTGCAAAGATGCTGTTCAGACCATAGACGGAGAAACCGAAGGTATTTATGGGTGGTTGGCTCTCAATTATCTTATGGGCCAATTCAATAGTTATGATACTTCGAAACAATTGCACGAGTCAATTGGCTTTATGGATATGGGAGGAGCATCGACTCAGATTGCATTTGTTCCGTCCTCTGCAGCCGAGATTGAGGCACACAACGATGACTTGTCCAAAGTGACATTACGTAATGTAGACGGGACCACCCAGGAGTGGAACGTATTTGTGGAAACCTGGTTAGGTTTTGGAGCTAAtgaagccagaagaagatatttGAATCAGTTGATTGCGGTTTCTTCTATTGGTTCAGACGAAGTGCCAGATTACGTTGACGATGCCTGTTTACCCAAAGGTGCAGAAGTGACGCACTCTTTCGAGGGCAAGAACTACAAGTTTAAGGGCGTAGGCAACTACGAGACGTGTTCGAAGTCTATATACCCTttgctcttgaagaacaaaccTTGCAAGGATGACCCATGTTTGTTTAACGGAATCCATGGGCCTCGTTTGAACTTCGAGAAGGACAAATTTGTTGGGGTTTCAGAATACTGGTACACTGCCAATGATATCTTCCAAAGTGGTGGAGAATACAACTACCATGGGTTCAACGAGAAGGTTCGCGGCTACTGTGAAAGCGACTGGAAgaccatcttgaagaactccaaAAAGGGCCACTACTCCAATTTAGACCCcgacaagttcttgaaggatgCCTGTTTCAAGGCCAACTGGGTTATGAATGTCTTGCACGAGGGCTTTGATCTTCCCAGATTAGCCGTAGATGTCGAGGACAAGGGAGAAACAACTGAAATGAAGGAAACTGAGCAAGTTCACGTTCCTTTCAAATCAGCTGATTCTGTTAATGGCGATGAGTTGTCTTGGACTTTAGGTAAGATTTTACAAGTAGCTTCTTCCCAGATCAAAGCAGCTGAAGAGGATAGTCCTCAGATAGGTGTTTATCCCAGTGAGATTTCGGGAAAGCAATTCGTTCCTGGTGGCAGCTTAAGTCCGGGAATCTATTATGAAAACGACAGcgatgacgaagacgaaaacATGCATAGCGTATACTCGATTGTAATTGTTCTcttgcttttcttctttgtctatCATTTTGGCCGCTCTCATTTTGCCAAGTGGGGGTACAAGGTAAGAAAACTCCATATCCCCATTCCTTTGAAGAGAGCATACAATACTGCCGCATCTAAGGTACCCATTATCAACAGGTTCATTTATGCCCATCGAGGCTACGGCGACTTTGAGAGTCAGAATGAGACCAATATGAGTTTGGAAGAAGGGGGTATGTCCAGAATGGCTTCTAATGACAGGATGGCTTCTGTTCTTCGAACCAGGTCCGCAATCAACCTAAATGATAATGCAGATATTGGAAATGAAGCACCAGCATCGATCAGTCCACCCCTCAAAGGAAGCAAgagcttcaacaacttcatgaaCAAGCCGTTTGTGGTTCCTATGCGAAATACACAGCAAATTTATCAACTTGGTGATAATTCTAGCCGAGACTCGTTGCATCGGATCCCCAGTAACAGTTCGCTCAGTAGGGGAAAGGGAAATACTTAG
- a CDS encoding oxidoreductase activity, protein MAPSVQVQQVDTSADSITESVKKIALGVGRTGDGTSNFKGGFADSSVDKLPEPTRKRFEKYGIDISRGYPERPPTEEIPVFIDDATAIRNTPWEFIDRGSKADPEKKALLGAAKEVKHLTKHIGTEIVGLQLSELTDQQRDELALLIAERVVVFFRDQDLSPQKQFELGEYFGKVEVHPQQVHVPGIRGITVIWPELFKKFGPITFRKTLNHFTSRWHTDLVHELQPPGITHLHNDTIPEVGGDTVWASGYAAYDKLSPALQEFLDGKKAVYFSANKYVDRENPLKGTVHIEREHPIIRTHPVTGWKSLYVNRAMTSRIVGLEPGESKVILEYLFDVFEKNLDIQVRFNWKPSQPGLGTSALWDNRISQHFAVLDYEGQEPRHGTRVSSLAEVPFYDAESKSQREALGLSLD, encoded by the coding sequence ATGGCTCCATCTGTTCAAGTCCAGCAAGTGGACACCTCCGCAGACTCTATCACTGAGAGTGTTAAGAAGATCGCTTTAGGCGTTGGAAGGACTGGTGATGGaacttccaacttcaaggGAGGATTTGCCGATTCCTCCGTAGACAAGCTTCCAGAGCCTACCAGAAAAAGATTCGAAAAGTACGGAATCGACATTTCTCGTGGTTACCCTGAAAGACCTCCTACTGAGGAGATTCCGGTTTTCATTGACGACGCTACTGCCATCAGAAACACACCTTGGGAGTTTATTGACAGAGGTTCCAAGGCCGATCCGGAGAAGAAGGCATTGTTGGGGGCTGCTAAGGAAGTTAAACATTTGACAAAGCACATTGGTACTGAGATTGTAGGTTTGCAATTGAGCGAACTCACGGACCAACAGAGAGATGAATTGGCCCTCTTGATTGCCGAGAGAGTCgtagtcttcttcagagatCAGGATTTGTCTCCACAGAAACAGTTCGAATTGGGCGAATACTTCGgcaaagttgaagttcatcCTCAACAGGTTCACGTTCCTGGCATTCGTGGTATTACGGTCATCTGGCCTGAGCTTTTTAAGAAATTTGGTCCTATCACCTTCAGAAAGACTTTGAACCATTTCACCTCGAGGTGGCACACTGACTTGGTTCACGAATTGCAACCTCCAGGGATCACTCATTTGCACAATGATACCATTCCTGAAGTTGGGGGAGACACCGTTTGGGCTTCTGGTTATGCCGCTTACGACAAGCTTTCTCCAGCTTTGCAAGAATTCCTTGATGGGAAGAAGGCTGTATACTTCTCTGCTAACAAGTACGTTGATCGTGAGAACCCATTGAAGGGTACTGTTCACATTGAAAGGGAACACCCAATCATCAGAACCCATCCTGTTACCGGCTGGAAGTCCTTGTATGTCAACCGTGCTATGACCAGCAGAATTGTAGGTTTAGAGCCAGGTGAATCAAAGGTCATCTTAGAGTATTTGTTTGATgtctttgaaaagaacttgGACATCCAGGTCAGGTTCAACTGGAAGCCATCCCAGCCAGGCTTGGGTACTTCTGCTCTTTGGGATAACAGAATCAGTCAGCATTTTGCTGTTCTTGATTACGAGGGCCAAGAACCAAGACACGGTACGAGAGTAAGTTCATTGGCTGAGGTTCCTTTCTACGATGCCGAATCCAAGTCTCAGAGAGAAGCTTTGGGATTGTCCTTAGATTAG
- a CDS encoding predicted protein, translating to MIVLPNTPPLPTAFKTASKLNPSLLATRSALAVPTLASYHDSIRFADNLDRYLEEIFSYISNESGRSELDHIVSYASKTMVVNTSEIPWSNSDISHNNEKLKLNKLNKVFKAIPSTEKVTTTNGQWTLENEIQLVLVAIAFVYIKIGSELTNELIDDESGNSSSPEINEKWKQVVNFYKKAISYTLFGIQVNSIARTRFNGAIFTFIHKISEINFQLSILCKSSWVNRNSFRESGSFAMTNNGTLSRVAIFVLNEIKNSKSLLVELESFPDIGLNYKNWQDYLDLMEKYASAYAGLFLAVENYQKDKLGNAIGLVHFSLLNLQSKNIDTNSKKLADKLKSKIATKKNEHLLNKLDSVSTLNINKSLFNDKSGVVLNDISYLFDQLIHLNLKLEKENNTLKFDTIVNWQDISKDSKWPLGNKIPVSDIKPYQPSVFNDVIQEKPKDYYGRGAYY from the exons ATGATAGTGCTTCCAAATACTCCACCACTACCTACAGCATTCAAAACAGCTTCTAAGCTCAATCCTTCTTTACTAGCTACAAGATCTGCTTTAGCCGTTCCAACTTTGGCAAGTTACCACGATTCCATTCGTTTTGCCGACAATTTGGATCGCTATCTCGAGGAAATCTTCAGTTACATACTGAACGAGAGTGGTCGTTCTGAATTGGACCACATAGTAAGTTATGCGTCTAAAACAATGGTTGTAAATACCTCGGAAATTCCCTGGTCGAAT TCTGACATCTCCCACAACAACGAAAAACTCAAACTCAATAAACTCAACAAAGTCTTCAAAGCAATACCATCTACTGAAAAGGTAACCACCACTAACGGGCAATGGACTCTCGAAAACGAAATACAACTTGTATTGGTAGCTATTGCCTTTGTTTACATCAAGATAGGATCTGAGTTGACAAATGAGCTCATAGACGATGAGTCTGGCAATAGTTCAAGTCCAGAAATAAATGAAAAGTGGAAGCAGGTAGtcaatttctacaagaaagCTATTTCGTACACTTTATTTGGTATTCAGGTGAACAGTATAGCTCGTACACGCTTTAATGGAGCCATCTTTACTTTCATTCACAAGATCAGTGAGATCAACTTCCAGTTGTCCATTCTTTGTAAATCGTCATGGGTCAACCGCAATTCCTTCAGAGAATCTGGCTCATTTGCCATGACTAACAATGGTACTTTATCAAGAGTAGCGATATTCGTTCtaaatgaaatcaagaatctgaagaGTCTTTTGGTAGAACTAGAATCATTCCCGGATATCGGCTTAAACTATAAGAATTGGCAGGACTATTTAGATCTTATGGAAAAGTACGCTAGTGCTTATGCTGGTTTATTTCTAGCTGTAGAAAATTACCAAAAGGACAAATTAGGTAACGCCATTGGCTTAGTACATTTCAGTTTACTCAACTTGCAAAGCAAGAATATCGATACAAACAGCAAGAAGCTTGCCGACAAGCTCAAGTCTAAGATAGCgaccaagaagaatgagCATTTATTGAACAAGCTCGATTCAGTCTCGACCTTGAATATCAATAAGTCGCTTTTTAACGACAAATCAGGAGTGGTTCTCAATGACATTTCATATCTATTTGATCAGTTAATAcatttgaacttgaagcttgagaaagagaacaacACCCTCAAATTTGACACCATAGTCAACTGGCAAGACATCAGTAAGGATTCTAAATGGCCCTTGGGTAACAAGATCCCTGTATCAGACATCAAGCCATACCAGCCACTGGTGTTCAATGACGTAATCCAGGAAAAGCCTAAAGACTACTATGGTCGTGGGGCATACTACTAG
- a CDS encoding predicted protein, whose protein sequence is MAEETGEPPVTEQIRISVFTPLIYVAILLGVFIVFSIRYRRNRLNKLVSIEPIFPDNQPAKIYESLKQSAADPNVAKENKPHDKVLKAALLRRGAEAIRRSMKLKENEPIFNKLYEDGLIGDDVYKQFQIQAKLQEIELKEIVQECETYKKGWVQTFFPTVQEICFNEALRRRLSAIDSRSEEYAKLWEYLVDQ, encoded by the coding sequence ATGGCTGAAGAAACGGGAGAGCCTCCGGTTACGGAGCAGATAAGAATCTCGGTGTTTACGCCGTTGATCTACGTGGCGATTTTGTTGGGGGTCTTCATCGTTTTTTCCATACgttacagaagaaacagattgaacaagttaGTTAGCATTGAGCCTATCTTTCCCGACAACCAGCCAGCCAAAATATACGAGTCATTGAAGCAGCTGGCAGCTGATCCCAATGTAGCCAAAGAAAATAAGCCTCACGACAAAGTTTTGAAGGCTGCTTTATTGAGAAGAGGGGCCGAAGCTATCAGAAGATccatgaagttgaaagaaaacgagcctattttcaacaagttgtacGAGGATGGATTGATTGGTGACGACGTTTACAAGCAGTTTCAAATCCAGGCCAAATTGCAAGAGATtgagttgaaggaaattGTACAGGAGTGTGAAACCTACAAGAAGGGCTGGGTCCAGACTTTCTTCCCTACTGTTCAGGAGATTTGTTTCAACGAAGCattgagaagaagacttctgGCTATTGACTCCAGATCTGAAGAATATGCGAAGTTGTGGGAGTATTTGGTGGATCAA
- a CDS encoding predicted protein: MLPRAQPNSARPQQRPPQPTSQQGHYPNHQQTNQQQARRPSAQNLDAQRQRRLVADKLIHDCYSKMLVSKDGRKFPETSYQTHIHIAEFSSYPSSPPPSNLPPNKIGTVKNRILAICVKYSGRVLLQKGKYNEAKNVYQIGRTWDMDELKAIRRTSETSFILTLNKDYYWQTDEGVERLWKFSRALTSYYGGFMGRYPELHGFSLSDFKLAPTATKKQLTGSPSKPLEASSSDVVLNDSAPDASRAENHTKDVSIPPPPPQHQQDLSPDFYKDFDFTSNGKLPAKPMMVMQVDRPSFSSQSSLPISDKRQSSENVNSPSSNYNKTPTSNMNKFNAINEDLNKSTPDTSRYSNNSGNHPYQQRSPLNNMSTTSDIVNNDSQSFVFEPKEQYSPDKLHEYAKQARETSPLRNFKPIPEHEVVEHRNFSEPLETVAALGMQLQDHLEAENLPSVENSKTESEIIQNFAERIPEHPGIASSAKSPDFGIEEITDESDSENFKGASKKDPIETEPIDKGLGLSELSQPPNGEYHTSTINSSIQEIENMLDSHISKSKEDANLSVDESANLGQIDPDISARNITQSSIDDTLESNQKYSFDEGTMYTHDTLQSEPGLNIVKKDGEKLEKDPEVEELFDDLKWSITDDSDSLIKKLTRELNNVKQQNVRELIGLNFGSSNVSKDVGTSINEVENLSHIFKKMEIDFKFLSSEVDTIENNSQGLQVKSINRKLLYNDLRGILSKVSVNSDDLRIIEGFTEFDRLNKLENLELALLDLFNALSTIKHDPTEDDFYLSSMRALKQFDATYERVTSSFIKNFIFFAKSQFKMLIEQASSDLIRFKPHILLRELNNMLIYTGITYFVKECGAIEFQELNQFFNALISNFLESLIKSKLKRINYSNNSNSTASNGLSQVLDENHLRKSRTLRLSRKRFGLNMEESDDHKQQAHLENVRKYSKNSNEIEDPKAVVAIIDESKDLISIIQFFVGTFFHYDRDTFDYDEFMKVHPYSERRRMIDDFPSLNVETLNDNKNYSTNELIGNMTTIFGNFINIFMKRVNPVELNIPLILIYLETVSNSTQSTNQEFLLFNFLKKSIEKYKNTWTKFIEGQIELLNNSLVVAKSGVLPSVKNVNQLLLITESSLENNREIRNTSVRSMVDLSYKQITEALIHLFMRDDPLLKNNDLDDKEREYRNVSIIQNIYYILEQLDSVNNGTSSTRDMNARLETVFKKVEDTYFQKLLTKNIGKLIEFVNNYEALDKLNRPKKYNKKYVKSLLASYTQKEVSLKVHEIYKKLEKHYVTGSDMFEKDLVEKLWEDMENSTVNYFTRLNKILRNDFDRDIEYNIGKQEIHSIFKSIH, translated from the exons ATGTTGCCCAGAGCACAGCCCAACTCGGCTCGACCCCAACAGCGACCACCGCAGCCAACATCTCAGCAGGGCCATTATCCA AATCATCAACAAACTAATCAACAGCAAGCACGTCGTCCTCTGGCGCAAAATCTAGATGCTCAACGCCAACGTAGACTCGTAGCGGATAAACTAATCCACGATTGCTATTCCAAAATGCTCGTACTGAAGGATGGCAGGAAATTCCCAGAGACGTCGTATCAGACCCATATCCACATAGCAGAGTTTTCATCATATCCTTCGCTGCCACCTCCTTCAAATCTTCCCCCAAATAAGATCGGCACGGTGAAGAATCGTATTCTCGCCATTTGTGTCAAGTACTCGGGAAGagttcttctccagaaagGAAAGTATAATGAAGCAAAGAACGTATACCAGATCGGGAGAACTTGGGATATGGACGAATTGAAGGCCATACGTCGTACATCTGAAACTAGTTTCATCCTCACGCTTAACAAAGACTACTATTGGCAAACAGACGAAGGTGTAGAAAGGTTGTGGAAATTCTCACGGGCTTTGACATCTTACTACGGAGGGTTTATGGGAAGATATCCAGAATTGCACGGTTTTTCACTTCTGGACTTCAAACTTGCTCCAACAGCTACGAAAAAGCAGTTGACAGGAAGTCCCCTGAAACCTCTTGAAGCTTCTAGTAGCGATGTTGTACTTAATGATCTGGCTCCAGATGCATCAAGAGCAGAAAATCACACCAAGGATGTCTCTATtccacctccacctcctcAGCATCAACAGGATTTGTCGCCTGATTTCTACAAGGACTTTGACTTCACTTCCAACGGAAAGTTGCCGGCCAAGCCGATGATGGTGATGCAAGTGGACAGGCCTTCGTTTTCGTCACAGTCTTCACTTCCGATTTCGGATAAAAGACAATCTTCAGAAAATGTTAACTCTCCTTCGAGCAACTACAATAAAACACCAACAAGTAAcatgaacaagttcaacgCTATAAATGAggacttgaacaaatcaacTCCAGATACATCTAGATACTCTAACAATTCAGGTAACCATCCATACCAACAGAGGTCACCTCTCAATAACATGAGCACTACAAGCGATATCGTCAACAATGATTCACAGAGCTTTGTTTTTGAGCCTAAAGAGCAGTATTCGCCAGACAAATTGCATGAGTATGCCAAACAGGCACGAGAAACTTCGCCATTAAGAAACTTCAAGCCCATTCCGGAGCATGAGGTCGTAGAACACcgtaatttttcagagcCACTTGAGACCGTAGCAGCATTGGGAATGCAACTCCAGGACCATTtggaagctgaaaatttACCCAGCGTTGAAAATTCTAAGACGGAGTCTGAAATCATTCAAAATTTTGCAGAGCGTATCCCAGAGCATCCAGGGATTGCTTCATCCGCAAAGTCTCCAGATTTcggaattgaagaaatcacTGATGAAAGCGATAGCGAGAACTTCAAAGGCGCTTCAAAAAAGGATCCTATTGAGACCGAACCTATAGATAAGGGACTTGGACTCTCTGAACTCTCCCAGCCTCCTAATGGAGAATATCACACAAGTACTATCAACTCGTCGATTCAAGAGATAGAAAACATGCTTGACTCTCATATTAGTAAGAGTAAAGAAGATGCCAATTTATCTGTAGATGAATCAGCCAATTTGGGTCAGATTGATCCAGATATTTCAGCCAGGAATATCACCCAATCGCTGATAGACGATACATTAGAGTCGAACCAAAAGTATTCTTTTGATGAAGGGACAATGTATACTCACGACACGCTTCAGTCAGAACCTGGACTCAATATCGTCAAGAAAGATGGggaaaagttggagaaggaTCCTGAAGTTGAGGAGTTGTTTGATGATTTGAAATGGTCAATTACGGACGATAGCGATTCACttatcaagaagttgaccaGAGAGCTTAACAACGTAAAACAGCAGAACGTCAGAGAGTTGATTGGTTTGAATTTTGGCAGCAGCAACGTTTCGAAAGATGTAGGCACTTCCATCAATGAGGTAGAGAATTTGAGCcacatcttcaaaaagatGGAGATTgacttcaaattcttgtcGCTGGAAGTAGACACAATTGAGAACAACTCACAGGGTCTACAAGTAAAGTCAATCAACAGAAAGTTGTTGTACAACGACTTGAGAGGTATCTTGTCAAAAGTGAGTGTTAACAGTGACGATTTGAGAATTATCGAGGGATTCACTGAATTCGACAGgttgaacaagttggagaatttgGAATTAGCCTTGcttgatttgttcaacgCTTTAAGTACAATCAAACATGATCCGACAGAAGACGACTTTTATTTGAGTTCCATGAGAGCGTTGAAGCAATTTGACGCTACGTACGAAAGAGTCACATCGAGTtttatcaagaacttcatcttttttGCGAAGTCTCAattcaagatgttgattGAACAAGCTTCATCTGATTTAATTAGATTCAAACCTCATATTCTATTACgtgaattgaacaatatgTTGATCTACACTGGTATTACTTACTTTGTGAAAGAGTGTGGAGCCATAGAATTCCAGGAATTGAACCAGTTCTTCAACGCGTTGATCAGCAACTTCTTAGAGAGTCTCATCAAAAGCAAATTAAAGCGCATTAACTATAGCAATAACTCCAACAGTACTGCTTCGAATGGGCTATCTCAAGTTTTGGATGAAAACCATTTGAGAAAGTCAAGAACGTTGAGATTATCGAGAAAGAGATTCGGATTAAATATGGAAGAATCTGATGACCATAAACAACAAGCTCATCTTGAAAACGTGAGAAAGTACTCCAAGAACTCCAATGAGATCGAAGACCCGAAGGCTGTTGTGGCTATCATTGATGAATCCAAAGATCTTATTTCCATTATCCAGTTTTTCGTTGGAACATTTTTTCATTACGACAGAGACACTTTTGATTACGACGAGTTCATGAAGGTTCATCCTTATAGTGAACGTAGAAGAATGATCGATGATTTCCCATCGTTAAACGTCGAGACTTTGAACGATAACAAGAACTATTCAACCAATGAATTGATTGGCAATATGACTACTATTTTCGGTAACTTCATCAATATCTTTATGAAGAGGGTCAATCCAGTTGAATTGAACATTCCATTGATTTTGATCTATTTAGAAACGGTGTCCAATAGTACTCAATCGACCAACCAGGAGTTCCTTTTGTTTAACTTCTTAAAGAAGTCtattgaaaagtacaagaatACATGGACTAAGTTCATTGAAGGACAAATCGAGcttttgaacaattctcttgttgttgCCAAGAGCGGAGTGCTACCATCGGTGAAGAATGTGAATCAGTTGTTATTGATCACAGAATCTTCGTTGGAGAATAACCGTGAAATCAGAAACACGTCGGTCAGATCAATGGTTGATTTGTCATATAAGCAAATCACTGAGGCATTGATTCATTTGTTCATGAGAGATGatccattgttgaagaacaacgATTTGGACGATAAAGAAAGGGAATACAGAAATGTCAGCATTATCCAGAACATCTACTATATTTTGGAACAGTTAGATTCCGTCAATAACGGCACCTCGTCTACAAGAGATATGAACGCTAGATTGGAGACTGTGTTCAAGAAGGTTGAAGATACAtatttccagaagttgttAACGAAGAATATTGGCAAATTGATTGAGTTTGTCAATAACTATGAAGCTCTCGATAAGTTGAACAGACCgaagaagtacaacaagaagtatgTCAAATCTCTTTTGGCCAGCTACACTCAGAAGGAAGTGAGCTTGAAGGTACACGAAATCTataagaagttggaaaagcaCTATGTCACAGGCAGCGATATGTTTGAAAAGgatcttgttgagaaaCTCTGGGAAGATATGGAGAACTCTACAGTAAACTATTTCACtagattgaacaagatcttgagaAATGATTTTGACAGAGATATCGAGTACAACATCGGCAAACAAGAGATCCATTCCATCTTTAAGTCTATACATTAG